The following is a genomic window from Ignavibacteria bacterium.
TTTGGTATGCCTCGACCTGAGTTTCTGCAGTTGCTACCCCGCAAGGGTTGCCATGTTTTATTATGGCACAAGTCGGCTTGTCGTTTTGAAACTCATTTATGATACCATAAGCAGCATCTATGTCCAGAAGATTGTTATATGAAAGCTCTTTCCCGCTTTTCACGGTAAAAATTTCATCAAAATTATCTTTGATAAGGAAAGCACTCTGATGAGGATTCTCACCATACCTTAAAGATGATTTGTTATTCAGACCAATAAATGAGGGAGATAAATTTTTAGATGAACTCTTCTGAAAATAATTCGAAATCTGAAAATCATACTCAGCAATATTTGCGAATGCTTCAGATGCAAGTTCTTTGGAGTATGTTTCCGAAATATTATTACTTGTATTTTTTAGTTCGGTCAAGTAGCTTTCATACTGCTCAACTTTCACAAGCACATTGACTGAATTAAAATTCTTTGCTGCTGCTCTTATGAGACTAACTCCGCCAATATCAATTTCTTCGATTATTTCTTTTTCCGTTACATTATCTTTTGCAACGGTTTCTGCAAATGGATATAAATTCACGACAACCAAATCAATCGGATTGATATTATTTTGTTTAAGCTCGTCGAGATGCTGAGAAATATTCTTGTCTGCAAGTATGCCTCCGAAAATATCAGGATGCAAAGTTTTAACTCTGCCGTTCAAGATTTCAGGAAATCTTGTAATATCCGAAACAGAAACAACATCGATGTTATTTTTCTTTAGGAGATTATATGTGCCGCCTGTAGATATAATCCTAATGCCAAGCTCTGTTAAGCTTTTAGCAAACTCAACTATTCCTGTTTTATCATAAACACTTATAAGAGCAGTTTGTATTTTCATATTTTTAAAAATCCCCTCTACCAAGAGGGGTGGCTCCGGCTCAGCCGGAGACGGGGTGTGTTAAAGTTGTTTTAATTTTTCCTTCTTCAAATAATCTTATCACCTCAGGATAATATTTATATTCCAATGCTTGAATCTTTTCCATCAAAGAGTTTTCATCATCATTTTCTACATCTATTGTTTTCTGAAAAATAATTTCACCTGAATCATAATCGCGTGTAACATAATGTATGGTAATTCCGGAATGCTTCTCCCCGGCATTTATAACAGCACGATGAACATTCATTCCATACATTCCTTTTCCCCCGTATGCAGGCAAAAGCGATGGATGGATGTTTATTATTTTATGTTCATATTTATCCACGACAGAATCAGGAAGTTTTTTGATATAACCCGCCATAACGATTAAATCTATGTTATGTTCATTCAGAAAATTCAGAAAAACATCTTCATAGTTTTTTGAATCAGGAAATAAATCTTTATTAATTATTTCGACAGGAATGCCGTTTTCGCGAGCGATTTGTACTGCGTAAGAATCGGGTTTATCAGAAATCAAAAGCACAACTTTTGATTTAAGAAAACCTTCCGAAATTTTTTTTAAAATGTTATTAAAGTTCGAGCCCTTGCCGGACGCTAAAACACAGATATTCAATTATTTATTTGAGGTAAGTGTGAAATACAAAAATAACCGAATTTCAAACTTTTTTCAATGGAATAATGGGGAATAATTGAAAAATAAAGCTTGATATAATAATTTATTCTATATAAGTTTAAAAAGCATAAATTTAAACAGCGCAAAATAAAATTATGCACCAAACCTCAACCGCCATGGAAAAACGAGAAATACAAATCTTAATATCATTTTTTTTTATTTACCTAACATTTAGTTGTAATGATTTAAGTGCTCAAAACAACAATTATTTTCCTCTTTCTGTGGGCAATAAATTTGTGTACACTTACCAACAAACTGGGACGCCTCCTATTGTAACACATACATTAGTTACAAAAGACTCAATTATTAACACAAAAAAATATTTCTATTGTTCAGGAATTTTTAATTTATGGTTACGAGTAGACAGTATTGATGGGAATTTATATGCATTTAAAAATGGAGACACTTGTTTACATCATATAAATGAGATTTTAATGGATAGTTTGAGAATTATGAAAGGTATTGCGCACTCTTGTTATTATTTATCCCAAAATGGGACTAATGGTGATTCTATCCTTTTCGGAATACAAAATAATATAAAAACATTTAATTTTTATATTATGATTCCGGGAGGCGGGATATTACATAAAAGAATTTATTCTCAAAAATTTGGATTATTTCTTGATGAGACTAATACCTCTTCCTACAGTGAAAGATTGAATCTAAAAGGATGTTATATTGATGGTATATTATATGGTGATACTAGTATGCCTTCTATAATAATTAAATTAAATTCCTTTGTTAAAAACTTCTCCCTTTCCCAAAACTACCCCAATCCTTTCAATCCGCAGACAAAGATAAGATTTGCAATTCCTGTTAATTCCAAGAATGCATTGGTGAACATTAAAATTTATGATATTGTGGGGAAAGAAGTTGCTAAGATTGTTAATGAAACTTTAACTGATGGAGAATATGAAGTAACATTTAATGGAAGCAATTTACCGTCCGGAATTTATTTTTATAGCTTGAATATAGACGGACAGTTTATTGATTCAAAAAAAATGATGTTGATAAAATAAATCAAAACCTTGCGCTGAAACCTATGGTTGGGAGAATGGGAATCATTGCGACGGTTTTGCGTGTGATTATCAGGTTGTCTGTTAAGTCGAAATTATATCCCAGCATATTCGTGCGGTTATAAACGTTCATTACATCAAGGTAGAACGACCAATCGGCGTTCCAGAATTTGGTATAAGCAGTAAAACGCAGGTCAAGACGGTGATAATCGGGTTTATGTGATGAGTATTTGTTGGCATCTCCTCCGAAATCAAGATTAAATATAACTTCTTGAGTAATCGGATTAACTATTATACTGTCATTATAAACACGCGGTGTGATTCCGACCGGATATGTGAACGGAAATCCGCTTGCGTAAGACCATCTCGCTCCGAATTCAAGCCATGAATTCACACGATAATTTAAAACAACATTCACCATATGCCGCTGGTCAAACCTGAAAGGTTTTTCCAAACCATAACTCTGACGATTTGCAAAAGACATAGAGTAATTCACCCATCCATAAAATTTGGTTTTGGAATTAACATATTTCTTCTCAAGACTTACCTCAAAGCCATACGCATTCCCATTTCCGATATTTACTGGATTGGTCGTTAAAGAATCGTAAGGGATTTCAGTTGAACTTTTTATCCAGTTTTTAGGGTCTTTTATATAAACAGGGTCAGTGCTCGTGGGGTCAGCAAGATAATATTCATACCTTGCAGAACGAATTCTTTCCTGAACAATAAGATTATCAAATTTTTTATAATATCCTTCAACCTTTGCGTGCCATTCATTGTCAATCCACCTGTCAACTCCAAGAACAAAATGCATGGACCTTTCAGCTTTAAGGTTCTCACCTATTTCAGGAGTAATAGTAAAAAAAGTCTGCCCATCGATAAGTTTTTCATAACCCGGAGATTGATAGTATAGTCCTGCCGATGTTCTTATTGTCGTAAGCGGGTCAATAATATATCCGAAATTTATTCTTGGTGAAACATAAATTTTCTTTAGCAATGAATAATAATCAACTCTGACTGAAGGTTGATAGAAAAAATTATCACCTGCTTTCAGGCGCACCTGCGCATAGCCGTTTGCTTTGTAATTGTTGTTGCCGTCAATAGAAAAATCATCAAGCAGAGCATTTGAGTTTGGAAAGCTTTGAATAATTGCCCTGAAACGGTCATCCATTCGCAGTCTATATGTCAAATCCGTAGTCACCATATCAACACCCGCGCCAAATTCAAACTTGTTTTTGTTTCTGTCTAGATATTCATTTTTATTTGACAATGAATATTTTCTGAAGAAATATTTTGAATCAAATTCTATTCCGAGAAGTGCGCCGATTTGTTTTAAGCTGTCGCGCTGTGCGGGTGATAAATTTTCTCCATCTATTAACGGGTCAAGTATATCTCCTTCAAACTCGTTTTCGCCTGAGTTTCTGTACCAAGATGCTGTTGTTTTAGATAAAAAATTCGCATTCGGAAGATAATGCCATGATGCCGAAACCACATCGTTTTTTGTGACGTCATTTACCTGAACGCTGTCGGGATTATTTCTGTCTTTTCCGGGTATAATAGCAACACCGTCTTTTGAGAAAATCCCGTTAATAAAAAATTTATGTTTTCCGAAATTTCCAAAGGTTAGTCTGAATTGCAAATCCTCAAACGACGGAAAAGAAGAATCTTCATCAACAAGTCCTGCATTCTTTGCAAATGGTCCGAGAATTAAATCATAATATGTTCTTCTTGTTGAAACCAGCCACGAGCCCGGAATCTTAAAAGGGTTTCTGCCCTCAAGAATAATATTTGCATTAGCTATATTCACATTTGTTATACCCGCGAAAGAATAGTTTTTATCGCCTTCCCTATTTTTCACGTCGAGCACTGCAGACAACCTGTCTCCATACATAGAAGGAAATCCTCCGGTTATAAGAGTTATATCATTTACAGTTTCAGGATTGAACATACTGACTAAGCCATATAATCTATAAGGGTTAAAAATCTCAACATCATCCATGATAATTAAATTTTGGTCAGGTCCTGAACCGCGGATTATCAACTGCGAGGTAAAATCATGAGGCGAGGAAACACCAGGGAGTGAACGCAAAGACCGCAGCACATCTTCAATTGCACCGGGCAAAATTTTGACACCTTTTGGGTCTATGTTCATCATACTCGTTCGCAAGTCATTTTGCGCTTGCCTATTGGCTTCAACTTTTATCTCTTCGGTTGTGAATTTTGTGGAATCTTTGGAATTAGAAGTGTCTGTTTGTGCCTGAATATTGAGGGTGCAAACAAATGAAAGTAAAACGAAAAACGGCATGAAAAATCTCAAAATAAGTATCAAATGATATTGGTATATCTATACAACGTCTAAATGCATCCGGAAGTTTCAGCTGAAAATACTAAAATTAAGCAGCAGCAGTAGTTTTTGGGTAAGACTCAGGATACAGTAAACACCTTACTTGATGCTCCCCTGCAAGAACCGGTGATATGACCGGGCAATCTTCAAATGCTTTCGGGCACCTCGGGTGGAAATAGCATCCTGAAGGCACGTTTGCAGGAGAAGGAATGTCCCCTTTAAGAATTATGCGGGAAGATTTCTGTTCCGGGTCGGGAACAGGAGCGGCTGAAAGCAGAGCTTGCGTATATGGATGTTTTGGATGTTCATAAACATTTTGAACTCCTGCACTTTCCACAATTTTTCCAAGATACATAATCGAAACGTTATCGGAAATATGCTCAACAACTGAAAGGTCATGCGAAATGAAAAGATAAGTCAGGTTCATTTCTTTTTGAAGTTCAATTAACAAATTTAAAATCTGAGATTGAATGGAAACATCAAGTGCCGAGACCGGTTCGTCGCAAACAATAAACTTTGGTTCAACCGATAATGCACGTGCAATGCCGATTCTTTGTCTTTGTCCGCCTGAAAACTCATGAGGATATCTTCTCGCATGAATTTTTCTTAATCCGACTTTTTCAAGAAGTTCTTCAACTCTTTTTTCTGCGGCTGCTCCTTCAGCTATGTGATGGAATTTTAAAATTTCTGTCAACATACCCCCGACTGTTATTCTGGGGTTCAGTGAAGAATATGGGTCCTGAAAAATAATCTGCATTTGCTTTCTCATATCTTTCAGCTCGTCCTGAGACATTGCGGTTATATTCTTTCCGTCAAAATAAACTTCCCCCCCGGTCGGTTCGATTAATCGCAAAATACTTCTTCCTACAGTAGTTTTTCCGCAGCCGGATTCACCAACAAGCCCTAATGTTTGCCCGCGTTTTATAGTGAACGAAACATCATCAACGGCTTTTACATAGCCAATTGTTTTTGAGAAAAGACCTTTTTTAATAGGAAAGAATTTCTGCAAGTTTTTTACTTCAAGAAGTGTATCTGACATTATTGTGTAATTAAAATTTAATATGTCATTCCAGCGAAAGCTGGAATCTAGGCTAAATGCCACCTAATTCATAATATAAATCTT
Proteins encoded in this region:
- the purH gene encoding bifunctional phosphoribosylaminoimidazolecarboxamide formyltransferase/IMP cyclohydrolase encodes the protein MKIQTALISVYDKTGIVEFAKSLTELGIRIISTGGTYNLLKKNNIDVVSVSDITRFPEILNGRVKTLHPDIFGGILADKNISQHLDELKQNNINPIDLVVVNLYPFAETVAKDNVTEKEIIEEIDIGGVSLIRAAAKNFNSVNVLVKVEQYESYLTELKNTSNNISETYSKELASEAFANIAEYDFQISNYFQKSSSKNLSPSFIGLNNKSSLRYGENPHQSAFLIKDNFDEIFTVKSGKELSYNNLLDIDAAYGIINEFQNDKPTCAIIKHGNPCGVATAETQVEAYQKAFSTDTDSPFGGILVFNDIIDFKTSMEVNTLFFEILLAPGFEKEAYDLLSQKKNRRLIEFKFVPENFELRKITGGFLYQEKDNINFNSGELKFVTTLKPDEKVLEDMSFANKIVKHVKSNAIVFVKDKKTLGIGGGQPSRIESTKIAINKAEYYKNDLHGSVAASDAFFPFPDGVEMIAKTGAKAIIQPGGSVKDKEVIEAADKANLIMAFSGIRHFKH
- the purN gene encoding phosphoribosylglycinamide formyltransferase, with protein sequence MNICVLASGKGSNFNNILKKISEGFLKSKVVLLISDKPDSYAVQIARENGIPVEIINKDLFPDSKNYEDVFLNFLNEHNIDLIVMAGYIKKLPDSVVDKYEHKIINIHPSLLPAYGGKGMYGMNVHRAVINAGEKHSGITIHYVTRDYDSGEIIFQKTIDVENDDENSLMEKIQALEYKYYPEVIRLFEEGKIKTTLTHPVSG
- a CDS encoding T9SS type A sorting domain-containing protein, whose protein sequence is MEKREIQILISFFFIYLTFSCNDLSAQNNNYFPLSVGNKFVYTYQQTGTPPIVTHTLVTKDSIINTKKYFYCSGIFNLWLRVDSIDGNLYAFKNGDTCLHHINEILMDSLRIMKGIAHSCYYLSQNGTNGDSILFGIQNNIKTFNFYIMIPGGGILHKRIYSQKFGLFLDETNTSSYSERLNLKGCYIDGILYGDTSMPSIIIKLNSFVKNFSLSQNYPNPFNPQTKIRFAIPVNSKNALVNIKIYDIVGKEVAKIVNETLTDGEYEVTFNGSNLPSGIYFYSLNIDGQFIDSKKMMLIK
- a CDS encoding TonB-dependent receptor plug domain-containing protein, with the protein product MPFFVLLSFVCTLNIQAQTDTSNSKDSTKFTTEEIKVEANRQAQNDLRTSMMNIDPKGVKILPGAIEDVLRSLRSLPGVSSPHDFTSQLIIRGSGPDQNLIIMDDVEIFNPYRLYGLVSMFNPETVNDITLITGGFPSMYGDRLSAVLDVKNREGDKNYSFAGITNVNIANANIILEGRNPFKIPGSWLVSTRRTYYDLILGPFAKNAGLVDEDSSFPSFEDLQFRLTFGNFGKHKFFINGIFSKDGVAIIPGKDRNNPDSVQVNDVTKNDVVSASWHYLPNANFLSKTTASWYRNSGENEFEGDILDPLIDGENLSPAQRDSLKQIGALLGIEFDSKYFFRKYSLSNKNEYLDRNKNKFEFGAGVDMVTTDLTYRLRMDDRFRAIIQSFPNSNALLDDFSIDGNNNYKANGYAQVRLKAGDNFFYQPSVRVDYYSLLKKIYVSPRINFGYIIDPLTTIRTSAGLYYQSPGYEKLIDGQTFFTITPEIGENLKAERSMHFVLGVDRWIDNEWHAKVEGYYKKFDNLIVQERIRSARYEYYLADPTSTDPVYIKDPKNWIKSSTEIPYDSLTTNPVNIGNGNAYGFEVSLEKKYVNSKTKFYGWVNYSMSFANRQSYGLEKPFRFDQRHMVNVVLNYRVNSWLEFGARWSYASGFPFTYPVGITPRVYNDSIIVNPITQEVIFNLDFGGDANKYSSHKPDYHRLDLRFTAYTKFWNADWSFYLDVMNVYNRTNMLGYNFDLTDNLIITRKTVAMIPILPTIGFSARF
- a CDS encoding dipeptide ABC transporter ATP-binding protein gives rise to the protein MSDTLLEVKNLQKFFPIKKGLFSKTIGYVKAVDDVSFTIKRGQTLGLVGESGCGKTTVGRSILRLIEPTGGEVYFDGKNITAMSQDELKDMRKQMQIIFQDPYSSLNPRITVGGMLTEILKFHHIAEGAAAEKRVEELLEKVGLRKIHARRYPHEFSGGQRQRIGIARALSVEPKFIVCDEPVSALDVSIQSQILNLLIELQKEMNLTYLFISHDLSVVEHISDNVSIMYLGKIVESAGVQNVYEHPKHPYTQALLSAAPVPDPEQKSSRIILKGDIPSPANVPSGCYFHPRCPKAFEDCPVISPVLAGEHQVRCLLYPESYPKTTAAA